taaaaactatACAACCAAGTCCGGTGGTTAGAGTTTAATCTTAGAGGATTGTTTGTATTCACTcttttatgtattattaaatagactttaataaaaaaacaacacaaactgATTTCTCTTTCAAAGCATTACAGTAAATAACTATAAACCACTGCGTCCCTAGATatgatttttttccttaataaaataaacaacacaacTCATTGTATTCTACAGAATGTCTCGCAGATATTCACCATGTGAATCAAGATGTAGCAGGAGTTATTCTTCCTGTAGTGACAGtagtgaagaaagagaatatagCCGACACAAACGTTTTGACAAGTTTTCCAATGAGCGGGAAAAGTATGACACGTTGAGTTCAAGTCGCAAAAGACAAAATTCATCCACATCTTCAGACTATAGTTCTAGTGGGGAACCAATGTCTAAGAGAACAAACACAGGTAAGAGAGAgaatttttttatagatttattGTTCTATTGCATTCCAGAAAATAAGACTCACCTTCCATAGTGTTtgaaattataactataaatattgttgtagttataaattttttaaaataatttgataatttaaaacaagtCAAAAATGGTTGTAtagtattaatttaattagaatatCGACTGACTGCCAGTACAAAGTAGTGCCTTCATTTATGACATTTAAGAAACACATTAACCTCCATAAACTTGAGATATGTTTTCTACTATTAACCCATTCAAGTAAGACTCTATTATCAGCGGTCAACTGTCTCATTACCCAGCCATTACTCTTTGAGATTGGTATGCTTGGCTgaaaaatttaaactaattgACTGGAGGGggttgagttcaaatcctgaatTGAGAAGTGTTATGCTTGCTGACAGCTTCATGGCAACACGAAAACCATCTCCCACCCCTTgtgtgtttagaaaaaaaaattgacgttTGCAATACTGATCTTGCTATCCACTGACAAATTAGCTAcagaaaattaacaaaaataataataataaactactctggcattttacgtctcgagagacgatcttttccctttgcagaTGGAGATTGCAGATAATAAACTAATAAAGGAATGAAAATTATTATACAAATCAATCGCTTGTTTCAGTTTAGTCTTTCCTTATaaaaatcaaaaaattaaatattaaaaataaagaaataaaactaagcagaattgtttcatttattcattaatattttctttaaatttgttcAGATCAAAGCCCTCATAATGTTAACTCACCTGGAGTAAAACTGAGGCTCGAGACAGACTTCCCGTGTCAAATTTCTCTCAAAGTGAACAGTGCCAGCTCTAGCCAGAGTGATGCCTCAAAGGTCTTGCTCAAACCAGACCATCAATCAAAGACACAGAGAAGAAATCGCAACAAGAGACAATTACGTAAAAAGGGAGAGCACTATGAAGGTAAGATTTATCACAACATTGGTTGAGAAAATAATGTATTGAGACCTGTTACTTTTAATTCAATGACTTGATTGAAAATGCAGAgcagaaaaataataaacaacttttgtttcattgttagAGAGTGGAACTATTTTGTTGTTGGCCCTACTTTTATTGATTGACATACCTAGTTTATGACCTTAACTAACGAATGCTTATTTAAATACGGCTAGCATATACCCAATTACTAACGCGTTATTTGAATTCTTTCGGGATGTATGATTATTAATAGAAGTATAACCgaataatattaaaaatcaaTAGCTTTTGAATGTAACTTATTTGAGGTTTTAATGTCTAccttatatatttaattttatatttctcAATTTgtctatttcattattttagatAGACAAGATACTTTGAGACATCAGCATAACACAGTGTACCCCAGAGAGAACGAAAGAGTTAACATGTGCGATGATCTACCTAAGTATGAGTCTAGATACAGCCGAGAGTTTAGCAGAGATATTATGTCTAACCAATTACTCAAAC
This genomic stretch from Biomphalaria glabrata chromosome 4, xgBioGlab47.1, whole genome shotgun sequence harbors:
- the LOC129925930 gene encoding uncharacterized protein LOC129925930, translating into MSRRYSPCESRCSRSYSSCSDSSEEREYSRHKRFDKFSNEREKYDTLSSSRKRQNSSTSSDYSSSGEPMSKRTNTDQSPHNVNSPGVKLRLETDFPCQISLKVNSASSSQSDASKVLLKPDHQSKTQRRNRNKRQLRKKGEHYEDRQDTLRHQHNTVYPRENERVNMCDDLPKYESRYSREFSRDIMSNQLLKHESRYSREYGRDNTTGHMPRNESHFSRQNSRDLSDPIPKHESSYGREYSRNQYDYLPKHKSGYNQVNFLQDNQEKTKGKKSGKNREKKGFTKYEEDMYHRYDSSRENNRVKVSAFRSSSESDQSEHDKCYRRKDYK